The genomic stretch GAGTGAATTGAAAAAAATAGGGGAAAGGCGTACTCTATGGAAAAAGATAAAGAGAAAATTTGAACTCTTGAAGCATGAGTGGGGAGGGCCAGATATACCGGTATTTTTGCTGCCCAGCAATCCTCATAATCATAAAATGCAAAGGGAATTTCATGGTAGAGCAGGAGTAGCGTTTACAGATAAAATCTTCGTACTGCTCACTACTCAAACGACTGATGAAGAAGTCCTCTCTGTTTTGACACATGAATATCATCATGCTTGTCGGTTAATGCAGATGAAAAAAAGTGATCGAACTATTACGTTGTTAGATGCTATGCTGATGGAAGGCTTAGCTGAATTGGCCGTAAACGAGTATTGTGGAAAAGCATATCTAGCGCCTTGGACAGCTTATTATACGTATGAAGAAGTAAAAAGGTTTTGGAACAAGTATGTAGAGGAATATATAAAATTAACACC from Bacillus sp. 1780r2a1 encodes the following:
- a CDS encoding DUF2268 domain-containing protein, with product MPIVATLKWTNEKEVVTRLERYFKGLSKDKFLDVLVGYGMCPPSSTFMSELKKIGERRTLWKKIKRKFELLKHEWGGPDIPVFLLPSNPHNHKMQREFHGRAGVAFTDKIFVLLTTQTTDEEVLSVLTHEYHHACRLMQMKKSDRTITLLDAMLMEGLAELAVNEYCGKAYLAPWTAYYTYEEVKRFWNKYVEEYIKLTPRDKKYDDLLYGHKWYPTMLGYNIGYQMINKISQQFGYNTKQFFQLTSEEILSKSTF